The following coding sequences lie in one Jonesia denitrificans DSM 20603 genomic window:
- the gyrB gene encoding DNA topoisomerase (ATP-hydrolyzing) subunit B — MAELNTTATDPNTPTQSVSPAQHQGAYDANAITVLEGLEAVRKRPGMYIGSTGERGLHHLVYEVVDNSVDEALAGHCDTINVTILEDGALEVSDNGRGIPVAIHPTEGRPTVEVVMTILHAGGKFGGSGYAVSGGLHGVGISVVNALSSRVETVIRRDGYTWHQSFADGGKPVGELRQGEPTEEKGTTQTFWPDADIFETVDFDFETLRARFQQMAFLNKGLSITLTDKRPDHADVSGDEVAGGDNSPTSERIKTVTYKYDAGLLDYVHHLNTAKRVEVIHDEIIDFDAEDTDRKISVEIAMQWTTAYSESVHTYANTISTTEGGTHEEGFRAALTSLINRYARAKNILKEKDDNLTGEDIREGLTAVISVKLGEPQFEGQTKTKLGNTEARTFVQSIMNEKMNDWLDAHPNEAKEIIRKAIQASQARLAARKAREATRRKGLLESGGMPGKLRDCQSNRPEECEIYIVEGDSAGGSAVRGRNPHIQAILPLRGKILNVERARLDKALSNAEVQALITAFGTGIGEDFDMSKLRYHKIVLMADADVDGQHICTLLLTLLFRYMRPLIEHGHVFLAQPPLYRIKWTNAEHDYVFSDKQRDDCIREGLAAGKRIPKDNGIQRYKGLGEMDYSELWDTTMDPEHRTLLQVTLEDAAAADEMFAILMGEDVESRRNFIQRNARDVRFLDI; from the coding sequence GTGGCAGAACTCAACACCACCGCGACCGATCCGAACACTCCGACGCAGTCTGTGTCCCCAGCGCAACATCAGGGAGCCTATGACGCGAACGCGATTACCGTCCTTGAGGGGCTGGAAGCGGTTCGGAAACGGCCTGGGATGTACATTGGGTCAACCGGTGAGCGTGGTCTTCACCACCTTGTCTACGAAGTTGTGGATAACTCGGTTGACGAGGCTCTCGCCGGTCACTGTGACACCATTAACGTGACCATCTTGGAAGATGGGGCTCTAGAGGTGTCGGACAACGGGCGCGGAATCCCAGTTGCTATCCACCCCACTGAGGGGCGCCCCACTGTTGAAGTGGTGATGACCATCCTCCACGCGGGCGGAAAGTTTGGTGGAAGTGGGTACGCGGTCTCCGGTGGTTTGCACGGTGTTGGTATTTCCGTGGTGAACGCGTTGTCGTCACGTGTGGAGACAGTCATCCGTCGCGATGGCTACACCTGGCACCAGTCCTTTGCTGATGGTGGAAAACCAGTTGGTGAGTTGCGTCAAGGTGAGCCCACAGAAGAGAAGGGGACGACTCAAACCTTCTGGCCTGACGCTGACATCTTTGAAACAGTTGATTTTGATTTTGAAACGCTGCGTGCCCGATTCCAACAGATGGCGTTCCTCAATAAAGGTCTGTCCATCACGTTGACGGACAAACGACCAGACCACGCTGATGTGTCTGGCGATGAGGTCGCTGGTGGAGATAACTCCCCCACCTCAGAACGCATCAAAACTGTGACCTATAAGTATGACGCTGGGTTGCTGGACTATGTGCACCACCTCAACACCGCGAAGCGAGTTGAGGTCATTCATGATGAGATCATCGACTTCGACGCGGAAGACACTGATCGCAAGATTTCTGTGGAGATCGCGATGCAGTGGACAACGGCGTACTCGGAGTCGGTGCACACCTACGCGAACACGATTTCTACGACGGAGGGCGGTACCCACGAGGAAGGGTTCCGAGCGGCTCTCACATCTCTGATTAACCGGTATGCACGCGCAAAGAACATCCTCAAGGAAAAGGATGACAATCTCACGGGAGAGGACATCCGTGAAGGATTGACTGCCGTGATTTCAGTGAAGCTGGGTGAACCACAGTTCGAAGGGCAAACAAAAACAAAACTGGGGAACACTGAAGCACGTACCTTTGTGCAGTCGATCATGAATGAAAAAATGAACGACTGGCTTGATGCACACCCCAATGAAGCCAAAGAGATCATTCGCAAAGCTATCCAGGCTTCTCAGGCCCGACTCGCAGCTCGGAAAGCGCGCGAAGCGACCCGCCGGAAGGGTCTGTTGGAATCGGGGGGCATGCCCGGAAAGCTCCGTGACTGCCAATCTAACCGTCCCGAAGAGTGTGAAATTTACATTGTGGAGGGTGACTCTGCGGGTGGGTCCGCAGTTCGTGGACGTAACCCCCACATACAAGCGATCTTGCCGTTGCGTGGGAAGATCCTCAACGTTGAACGTGCCCGCCTCGATAAGGCACTGTCGAACGCTGAGGTGCAAGCACTCATCACGGCGTTTGGTACCGGGATCGGTGAGGACTTTGACATGTCTAAGCTGCGGTACCACAAGATTGTGCTCATGGCCGACGCTGATGTGGATGGCCAGCACATTTGCACGTTGCTCCTCACCTTGTTGTTCCGTTACATGCGTCCCCTCATTGAGCACGGGCACGTGTTCCTTGCTCAACCGCCGTTGTATCGGATTAAGTGGACGAACGCCGAGCACGACTATGTGTTCTCTGACAAGCAGCGTGATGACTGTATCCGTGAGGGTTTGGCTGCGGGGAAACGTATTCCGAAAGACAACGGAATCCAGCGGTATAAGGGTCTGGGTGAAATGGACTACTCCGAATTGTGGGACACCACAATGGACCCAGAACACCGCACTTTGCTGCAGGTGACTTTGGAAGATGCCGCAGCTGCAGACGAAATGTTCGCGATCCTCATGGGTGAGGACGTGGAATCGCGACGTAACTTCATCCAACGCAATGCACGGGATGTCAGATTCCTCGACATTTAG
- the dnaA gene encoding chromosomal replication initiator protein DnaA has product MTTQEDTLTLLWESIVRDLEYREDSTPRLIALLRGTKLMGFLDATAIIGVANEGQRDFFERRGRQELSEAISRAMGKPITIAVTVNPDLERSSVVSAPATSPHTQDSAPTPDAPRSLVDREPVVPKSLDEGHRLNPKYIFETFVIGSSNRFAHAAAVAVAEAPAKAYNPLFIYGGSGLGKTHLLHAIGNYALNLYPSAKVKYVNSEEFTNDFINSIRDEKAGAFQRRHREVDFLLIDDIQFLQGKEATMEEFFHTFNALHNANKQVVITSDLPPKQLAGFEDRLRSRFEWGLITDVQPPDLETRIAILRKKAAGERLNAPDDVLEYIASRISSNIRELEGALIRVTAFANLNRQPVDRQLAEIVLKDLITDDDGEGAQITASSVIAQTAAYFGLTIEDLCGASRSRVLVTARQIAMYLCRELTDLSLPKIGAQFGGRDHTTVMHANRKIAEQMAERRSIYNQVTELTSRIKLEHRG; this is encoded by the coding sequence GTGACGACTCAAGAAGATACCTTAACCCTCCTCTGGGAATCGATCGTCAGAGATCTGGAATACCGCGAGGATTCCACGCCTCGACTCATTGCATTACTCCGTGGGACGAAGTTGATGGGATTTCTCGATGCGACTGCGATCATCGGTGTCGCAAACGAGGGGCAACGAGATTTTTTTGAACGACGTGGACGCCAGGAGCTGTCTGAAGCGATCTCGCGCGCAATGGGTAAGCCCATCACCATTGCTGTCACAGTCAACCCAGATCTGGAACGTTCCAGTGTCGTGTCTGCGCCTGCGACCAGCCCTCACACACAGGATTCAGCACCGACTCCTGATGCTCCACGCTCACTCGTGGACCGTGAACCAGTTGTCCCCAAGTCGCTCGACGAAGGGCATCGACTCAACCCCAAGTACATCTTTGAAACGTTTGTTATTGGTTCATCGAACCGATTTGCTCACGCTGCCGCGGTTGCTGTTGCCGAAGCTCCCGCAAAGGCCTACAACCCTTTGTTTATTTACGGCGGCTCTGGACTGGGAAAGACTCACCTGCTCCACGCTATTGGTAACTATGCGCTCAATCTCTATCCCAGTGCCAAGGTGAAGTATGTGAACTCCGAAGAGTTCACCAATGACTTCATCAACTCGATCCGTGACGAAAAGGCGGGCGCATTCCAGCGCCGTCACCGGGAGGTCGATTTCCTTCTCATTGATGACATCCAGTTCCTTCAAGGCAAAGAAGCAACGATGGAGGAGTTCTTCCATACGTTCAACGCCTTGCACAATGCGAACAAGCAGGTAGTCATCACCTCTGACCTTCCACCGAAACAGTTGGCTGGTTTTGAAGATCGGTTGCGTTCCCGCTTCGAGTGGGGACTGATCACCGATGTGCAGCCTCCTGATCTGGAAACACGCATCGCTATTTTGCGGAAGAAGGCTGCTGGCGAACGACTCAACGCTCCAGATGATGTGTTGGAGTACATTGCCTCTCGGATCTCATCAAACATCCGTGAGTTGGAAGGCGCGTTGATCCGTGTCACTGCTTTTGCGAACTTGAATCGGCAACCAGTTGATCGTCAGCTCGCTGAGATCGTGTTGAAGGATCTTATTACTGACGATGATGGCGAAGGAGCACAGATCACGGCAAGCTCCGTCATCGCACAAACCGCTGCCTACTTTGGTTTGACCATCGAAGACCTGTGCGGGGCTTCGCGTTCCCGGGTTCTTGTCACAGCACGGCAGATAGCGATGTACCTGTGCCGAGAGTTGACGGACCTCTCGCTACCTAAAATCGGAGCACAGTTCGGTGGTCGTGACCACACAACAGTGATGCACGCTAACCGTAAAATCGCGGAACAAATGGCTGAGCGCCGATCAATTTACAACCAAGTGACCGAGCTCACCAGCCGCATTAAGTTGGAGCATCGCGGCTAA
- the dnaN gene encoding DNA polymerase III subunit beta, with protein sequence MKFRVERDVLTEAVTWTARTLPARPPAPVLSGVRIEATQEGVVKLASFDYEVSARGEIPAEVTEPGTILVSGRLLAEIAKALPHKPVDFTVDGTKVSVVCGASRFSLLTMPVEEYPTLPTMPELTGVVDGSELSAAVSQVTVAASRDDTLPLLTGVRIEIEGEKVTLLATDRYRLALREMTWRPSAPDMSTVALVRARTLNDVSKSLGPVGDVNVALSVGEGVDLIGFEAGGRQTTSLLVDGDYPHVRRLFPDETPIHAVVATQPLIDAARRVALVAERNTPIRLNFSEGQVVLDAGQGDDAQASEVLESTLVGEDISVAFNPQFLLDGLNALGTDFVRLSFTHPNKPVEFTGQESLDGEDSKHYRYLLVPIRFAN encoded by the coding sequence ATGAAGTTCCGGGTTGAACGTGATGTCCTCACAGAGGCCGTCACATGGACTGCTCGTACTTTGCCAGCTCGTCCACCGGCTCCTGTGCTCTCGGGTGTGCGTATTGAAGCGACACAAGAAGGCGTTGTGAAGCTCGCATCGTTCGACTACGAAGTGTCCGCACGAGGGGAAATCCCCGCTGAGGTGACAGAACCAGGGACCATTCTTGTCTCTGGACGTCTATTGGCTGAGATCGCAAAAGCACTCCCCCACAAACCAGTTGACTTTACGGTGGACGGAACAAAAGTTTCCGTGGTGTGTGGCGCATCGCGGTTCTCACTATTGACGATGCCCGTCGAGGAATACCCCACACTTCCCACAATGCCAGAACTCACAGGCGTGGTGGATGGAAGCGAACTCAGTGCCGCTGTGTCACAGGTGACTGTCGCAGCGAGCCGTGATGACACACTTCCACTGCTCACAGGAGTACGTATTGAAATTGAGGGTGAAAAGGTCACGCTTCTTGCGACAGACCGCTACCGCCTTGCGTTAAGGGAAATGACGTGGCGTCCGAGCGCCCCTGATATGTCAACTGTGGCTTTGGTACGTGCACGCACTCTCAACGACGTTTCAAAGTCGCTTGGCCCTGTGGGTGACGTCAATGTTGCATTGTCAGTTGGTGAAGGCGTTGACCTTATCGGGTTTGAGGCTGGTGGCCGTCAAACCACATCATTGCTGGTTGATGGTGACTACCCGCATGTGCGTAGGCTCTTTCCTGACGAGACCCCTATTCACGCAGTCGTGGCAACACAACCGCTCATCGACGCTGCGCGACGTGTGGCGTTGGTTGCTGAACGCAATACCCCAATCCGTTTGAACTTCTCCGAAGGGCAAGTTGTCCTTGACGCTGGCCAAGGAGACGATGCACAAGCGTCAGAGGTTCTTGAATCCACTTTGGTGGGTGAGGATATTTCCGTTGCATTCAATCCACAGTTCCTCCTTGATGGGCTCAATGCTTTGGGAACTGACTTTGTCCGTTTGTCCTTCACGCATCCGAACAAACCCGTCGAGTTCACCGGTCAAGAGTCGCTCGATGGTGAAGATTCCAAGCACTACCGCTATCTTCTCGTCCCTATTCGCTTCGCGAATTAA
- the recF gene encoding DNA replication/repair protein RecF (All proteins in this family for which functions are known are DNA-binding proteins that assist the filamentation of RecA onto DNA for the initiation of recombination or recombinational repair.) — protein sequence MYVSHLSLVDYRSYEHVDIEFAPGVNVLVGHNGQGKTNIVEAIGYLATLASHRVAHDTALIRVGAQRALIRSRVVRGDRAQVVELELLHGKANKARVNRGQPGRASTVLGIVKTVVFAPEDLVLVKGDPDARRRYLDDLTVLMIPRMRSVLADYDKVVRQRSALLKQLMRGGASHASDATLAVWDERMVALGSQIIGVRQRLVAALAPHLASGYETVSSGQSEAKMRYRPSLESFLDEPMPAVMSVEEISVIYAEVLARARRRELERGVCIVGPHRDDVEQTLNNLPVKGYASHGESWSYALAMRLASYRLMTEGPDENDPASADLQDMWWTDSQEDTEPILILDDVFAELDVRRRRQLADIAAQARQVIITAAVAQDVPDQLRGRTLSVTLGAVTDMDGAEDQLSVSGERDGDL from the coding sequence GTGTATGTTTCTCACCTGTCCTTAGTGGACTATCGCTCCTACGAACACGTGGATATTGAGTTCGCCCCTGGTGTGAATGTTCTGGTTGGTCACAACGGCCAAGGGAAGACGAACATCGTTGAGGCAATTGGCTACCTCGCGACACTGGCGTCACACCGTGTCGCTCATGACACAGCACTTATTCGCGTAGGAGCGCAACGGGCGCTCATTCGATCGCGAGTTGTGCGAGGTGACCGGGCACAGGTCGTTGAGCTTGAACTACTCCACGGTAAGGCGAACAAAGCGCGAGTGAATCGAGGCCAACCGGGGCGCGCATCGACAGTATTAGGGATTGTGAAAACGGTGGTGTTCGCGCCGGAGGACCTAGTCTTGGTTAAAGGGGACCCGGACGCACGACGTCGGTACCTTGATGACCTCACCGTGCTCATGATTCCGCGGATGCGCTCGGTCTTAGCTGACTATGACAAGGTTGTGCGGCAGCGCTCTGCCCTCTTGAAACAGCTGATGCGTGGGGGCGCTTCGCATGCTAGCGACGCTACGTTGGCTGTGTGGGATGAACGAATGGTGGCGCTTGGGTCCCAGATCATTGGTGTGCGCCAGCGACTCGTCGCTGCGCTTGCCCCTCACCTCGCGTCCGGGTACGAAACAGTGAGTTCTGGGCAATCGGAAGCCAAGATGAGGTACCGCCCCTCGCTGGAATCCTTCCTTGATGAACCAATGCCAGCGGTGATGAGTGTCGAGGAAATTTCAGTCATCTACGCGGAAGTCTTGGCGCGCGCAAGACGGCGGGAGTTGGAACGTGGGGTGTGTATCGTTGGCCCGCACCGTGATGATGTGGAACAGACGTTGAATAATTTGCCGGTTAAAGGGTACGCAAGCCACGGGGAGAGTTGGTCTTACGCATTGGCTATGCGGCTGGCGTCTTATCGACTCATGACAGAGGGGCCGGATGAGAATGATCCTGCGTCCGCTGACCTGCAGGATATGTGGTGGACAGACTCTCAAGAGGACACTGAGCCAATTCTCATTCTTGACGATGTGTTTGCTGAGCTAGATGTTCGGCGCCGGCGACAATTGGCGGACATCGCGGCGCAAGCACGGCAGGTCATTATCACTGCAGCGGTGGCGCAGGATGTTCCTGACCAGTTGCGTGGCAGGACGTTGTCTGTCACGTTGGGTGCTGTCACTGATATGGATGGTGCCGAGGATCAGTTGAGTGTGAGTGGTGAGCGTGATGGCGACCTATGA
- a CDS encoding DUF721 domain-containing protein — protein MATYDIRGLPSQIEVTPPVAVATAALNRAKAAARARGFRPSSVAQRDDAVSGAARTRRDPQLLGEALGTLLTERGWTADVAVGNVVARWAEIVGTEIAEHSTAEQFVDGVLFVRAHSSAWATQLRFLAANILAAIARDVGEGVVEELRVVTPDARTGSKGRLRVQGGRPRR, from the coding sequence ATGGCGACCTATGACATTCGTGGGTTACCTTCTCAGATTGAGGTCACTCCCCCAGTTGCGGTAGCAACAGCCGCGTTGAATCGGGCGAAGGCTGCCGCGCGTGCGCGAGGGTTTCGGCCATCGAGTGTTGCTCAACGAGACGATGCGGTGTCCGGTGCTGCTCGGACGCGACGTGACCCGCAATTGTTGGGTGAGGCGTTGGGAACGTTGTTGACTGAGCGTGGGTGGACAGCTGATGTCGCGGTGGGCAATGTTGTGGCACGGTGGGCTGAGATTGTGGGAACTGAGATTGCAGAGCATTCCACTGCAGAGCAGTTTGTTGATGGTGTGTTGTTTGTTCGGGCGCATTCCTCAGCCTGGGCCACCCAGTTGCGTTTTCTTGCTGCCAATATTCTGGCTGCGATTGCTCGGGATGTGGGTGAGGGTGTGGTGGAGGAGTTACGGGTGGTCACTCCTGATGCGCGTACCGGGTCGAAGGGGAGATTGCGGGTTCAAGGTGGTCGGCCGCGACGCTGA